One genomic window of Haloarchaeobius salinus includes the following:
- the queC gene encoding 7-cyano-7-deazaguanine synthase QueC yields MTDETPDTSDQHHADEPTSAHRPTGPQRAVVLASGGMDSATAAYLAADRSYEVCLLHTSYGQQTQNREFECAEALSDDLDAVVDFLHVETGHLQAVGGSSLTDDGMAVEDADLDAEEVPSSYVPFRNANLLSMAVSYAEANDCDAVFIGAHSEDFSGYPDCRPAFFDAFQRVVDVGTKPGTDIDIAAPFAEWSKTEIAEYGLSLDVPYEHTWSCYRAEEPACGTCDACAFRLQAFQRLGERDPISYEERPSYVEVD; encoded by the coding sequence ATGACCGACGAGACCCCCGACACGAGCGACCAGCACCACGCCGACGAACCGACCAGTGCCCACCGACCGACCGGACCGCAGCGCGCCGTCGTCCTCGCCTCCGGCGGGATGGACTCGGCGACCGCCGCGTACCTCGCGGCCGACCGGAGCTACGAGGTGTGCCTGCTGCACACCAGCTACGGCCAGCAGACACAGAACCGCGAGTTCGAGTGTGCAGAGGCGCTCTCGGACGACCTCGACGCCGTCGTCGACTTCCTCCACGTCGAGACCGGTCACCTGCAGGCGGTGGGTGGCTCCTCCCTGACCGACGACGGGATGGCCGTCGAAGACGCCGACCTCGACGCCGAGGAAGTGCCGTCGTCGTACGTGCCGTTCCGGAACGCGAACCTGCTCTCGATGGCGGTCTCCTACGCCGAGGCGAACGACTGCGACGCCGTCTTCATCGGTGCTCACAGCGAGGACTTCTCGGGCTACCCCGACTGCCGACCGGCCTTCTTCGACGCCTTCCAGCGCGTCGTCGACGTCGGCACGAAGCCGGGCACCGACATCGACATCGCGGCACCGTTCGCCGAGTGGTCGAAGACCGAGATCGCCGAGTACGGGCTCTCCCTCGACGTCCCCTACGAGCACACCTGGTCGTGCTACCGGGCGGAGGAGCCGGCCTGTGGGACCTGTGACGCCTGCGCGTTCCGGCTTCAGGCCTTCCAGCGGCTCGGCGAGCGTGACCCAATCTCGTACGAGGAGCGCCCGAGCTACGTGGAGGTGGACTGA
- the lrpA1 gene encoding HTH-type transcriptional regulator LrpA1, with amino-acid sequence MSTESTADRILSVLEEDAQASYAEIAERADVSKPTVRKYISQLEDEGVIVGYSADVDPKKLSSQSIALVGIDVASERYVEATRALKSLDAVESLYTSSGDHMLMAEVRAADGDELGDVIHDEVLSIEGVTAAHPSFLQERLK; translated from the coding sequence ATGAGCACCGAATCGACGGCCGACCGTATCCTCTCCGTGCTGGAGGAGGACGCCCAGGCCTCCTACGCCGAGATCGCCGAACGAGCCGATGTGTCCAAACCCACCGTCCGGAAGTACATCAGCCAGCTCGAGGACGAGGGTGTCATCGTCGGCTACTCGGCCGACGTGGATCCGAAGAAGCTCTCCAGTCAGTCGATCGCACTGGTCGGTATCGACGTGGCCTCGGAGCGCTACGTCGAAGCGACGCGGGCACTCAAGTCGCTCGATGCAGTCGAGTCGCTGTACACCTCCAGCGGCGACCACATGCTGATGGCCGAGGTGCGTGCCGCCGACGGCGACGAGCTCGGCGACGTCATCCACGACGAGGTGCTCTCCATCGAGGGCGTCACCGCCGCGCATCCCTCGTTCCTGCAGGAGCGGCTGAAGTAG
- the cheY gene encoding chemotaxis protein CheY yields the protein MSTGVLIVDDSHFMRNLLRQILEDEYDIVGEASNGAEAVKLYKEENPDIVMMDIVMPKCNGIKATAAIKKLDPSSRVIMCTSVGQREKMKLAVKAGADGYVTKPFEEPSVRKALKDVVPA from the coding sequence ATGTCGACAGGGGTGCTCATCGTGGACGACTCTCATTTTATGCGGAACCTCCTCCGACAGATATTGGAGGACGAGTATGACATCGTCGGAGAGGCGTCCAACGGGGCAGAGGCGGTCAAACTGTACAAAGAGGAAAATCCGGACATCGTGATGATGGACATCGTGATGCCGAAATGCAACGGTATCAAGGCCACAGCGGCCATCAAGAAGCTCGACCCGAGCTCTCGGGTCATCATGTGTACGTCCGTCGGCCAGCGCGAGAAGATGAAGCTCGCCGTGAAGGCCGGTGCGGACGGATACGTCACGAAGCCGTTCGAGGAACCGAGCGTGCGGAAGGCGCTCAAAGACGTCGTACCTGCATGA
- a CDS encoding thiamine pyrophosphate-dependent enzyme, with translation MSAFNAIGEEREIDRDEFTPGNEPQPTWCPGCGDFGVLKALKQALPEVGRNPEEVLTVTGIGCSGKLNSYLDSYGFHTIHGRSLPVARAAKLANPELEVVAAGGDGDGYGIGGNHFIHTARENHDMTYIVFNNEVFGLTKGQTSPTSPKGHKSKTQPSGSAKTPIRPLSQSLNAGAGYIARTAAVNPNQAKEIIKEAIEYDGFAHIDFLTQCPTWNKDAKQYVPYIDIQESDDYEHDINDRAEASQMMFETENKLYEGEVLTGRYYVDDESPSYQAEKQAIGEMPDEPLVERYFDEDYEWERSYDLLDRHK, from the coding sequence ATGAGTGCATTCAACGCGATCGGAGAGGAGCGAGAGATCGACCGGGACGAGTTCACCCCCGGCAACGAGCCCCAGCCGACCTGGTGTCCGGGCTGTGGCGACTTCGGCGTCCTGAAGGCGCTGAAGCAGGCCCTGCCCGAGGTCGGCCGGAACCCGGAGGAGGTCCTGACTGTCACCGGAATCGGCTGTTCCGGCAAGCTGAACAGCTACCTCGACAGCTACGGCTTCCACACCATCCACGGCCGCTCGCTGCCCGTCGCCCGGGCCGCGAAGCTGGCTAACCCGGAGCTTGAGGTCGTCGCCGCCGGCGGCGACGGTGACGGCTACGGCATCGGCGGGAACCACTTCATCCACACCGCCCGGGAGAACCACGACATGACCTACATCGTGTTCAACAACGAGGTCTTCGGCCTGACGAAGGGCCAGACCTCGCCCACCTCCCCGAAGGGCCACAAGTCGAAGACCCAGCCGTCGGGGAGCGCGAAGACGCCCATCCGGCCGCTGTCGCAGTCGCTCAACGCCGGCGCGGGCTACATCGCCCGCACCGCGGCCGTCAACCCCAACCAGGCCAAGGAGATCATCAAGGAGGCCATCGAGTACGACGGCTTCGCGCACATCGACTTCCTCACGCAGTGCCCGACCTGGAACAAGGACGCCAAGCAGTACGTCCCCTACATCGACATCCAGGAGTCCGACGACTACGAACACGACATCAACGACCGGGCCGAGGCGTCCCAGATGATGTTCGAGACGGAGAACAAGCTCTACGAGGGCGAGGTGCTCACCGGCCGCTACTACGTGGACGACGAGAGCCCGTCCTACCAGGCCGAGAAGCAGGCAATCGGCGAGATGCCCGACGAGCCGCTCGTCGAGCGGTACTTCGACGAGGACTACGAGTGGGAGCGCAGCTACGACCTGCTCGACCGCCACAAGTAG
- a CDS encoding SRPBCC family protein, producing the protein MPVYSRRTVVDAPFQTVWDFHSDVAGLEALTPGFANLRVESVRGPDGELDPDVLETGAEIEMSMRPFGVGPTQRWTSVITERTEDAGAALFRDEMRGGPFRHWEHTHSFYAAGDRTVVDDRVEYRLPPAGLGDLAGPFAWVGFEPMFRYRHRRTKELLEH; encoded by the coding sequence ATGCCTGTCTACTCGCGTCGAACCGTCGTCGACGCCCCGTTCCAGACCGTCTGGGACTTCCACTCCGACGTCGCTGGGCTGGAGGCGCTCACCCCCGGCTTCGCGAACCTCCGCGTCGAGTCGGTGCGCGGGCCGGACGGCGAACTGGACCCCGACGTGCTCGAGACGGGCGCGGAGATCGAGATGTCGATGCGGCCGTTCGGCGTGGGGCCGACCCAGCGCTGGACCTCCGTCATCACTGAACGGACGGAGGACGCCGGCGCGGCGCTGTTCCGCGACGAGATGCGCGGTGGCCCGTTCCGACACTGGGAGCACACCCACAGCTTCTACGCCGCAGGCGACCGGACCGTCGTCGACGACCGCGTCGAGTACCGGCTCCCGCCCGCGGGCCTCGGCGACCTCGCGGGGCCGTTCGCCTGGGTCGGCTTCGAGCCGATGTTCCGGTACCGACACCGCCGAACGAAGGAACTGCTCGAGCACTGA
- a CDS encoding 6-pyruvoyl trahydropterin synthase family protein: protein MTGTILERDREDVVLDDTERTLHVGRDRPIRLSAGHRIQHHDGKCSRPHGHNYEVTVRLTGTLTEEGWVVDKGDVTDVLEGFDHRFLLEAGDPLVEAFESTGDGDGVVVLDHPPTAEVMSAYFEAELEAHLPDNVADVAVRVSETSELCGGGF from the coding sequence ATGACTGGAACGATCCTCGAACGCGACCGGGAAGACGTCGTGCTCGACGACACCGAGCGGACGCTCCACGTCGGTCGCGACCGGCCCATCCGTCTCAGCGCCGGTCACCGCATCCAACATCACGACGGGAAGTGCTCGCGACCGCACGGTCACAACTACGAGGTGACCGTCCGCCTGACGGGGACGCTCACCGAGGAGGGCTGGGTCGTCGACAAGGGAGACGTGACCGACGTGCTCGAGGGGTTCGATCACCGGTTCCTGCTGGAGGCCGGCGACCCGCTCGTCGAGGCGTTCGAGTCGACCGGCGACGGCGATGGCGTCGTCGTGCTCGACCACCCACCGACGGCGGAGGTGATGAGCGCGTACTTCGAGGCAGAGCTCGAGGCGCACCTCCCCGACAACGTGGCGGACGTGGCGGTCCGCGTCTCCGAGACGTCGGAGCTGTGCGGTGGCGGCTTCTGA
- a CDS encoding FAD-dependent oxidoreductase → MTHVVVVGGGPAGLSAALFTAKNGLETTVYDTDGTWMHKAHLFNYLGIESEDGSAFIEDAREQVDEFGVDRHQGVEVTGVEATDDGFTVTTEDDDEVEADYVVLATGANRDLAEALGCAFTDEDIVDVDVTMESSVDDCYATGAMVRAEEWQAVISAGDGAAAALNILSKEKGEHFHDFDTPADAE, encoded by the coding sequence ATGACACACGTCGTAGTCGTCGGCGGCGGTCCCGCCGGCCTGTCCGCCGCACTGTTCACAGCGAAGAACGGACTCGAGACAACCGTCTACGACACGGATGGCACCTGGATGCACAAGGCGCATCTGTTCAACTACCTCGGTATCGAGTCCGAGGACGGCTCCGCGTTCATCGAGGACGCACGCGAGCAGGTCGACGAGTTCGGCGTCGACCGTCACCAGGGCGTCGAGGTTACCGGCGTCGAGGCGACCGACGACGGCTTCACCGTCACGACGGAGGACGACGACGAGGTCGAGGCGGACTACGTCGTCCTCGCGACGGGCGCGAACCGCGACCTCGCCGAGGCGCTCGGCTGTGCGTTCACCGACGAGGACATCGTCGACGTGGACGTGACGATGGAGAGCAGCGTCGACGACTGCTACGCGACGGGCGCGATGGTCCGCGCCGAGGAGTGGCAGGCCGTCATCTCGGCGGGCGACGGGGCGGCCGCCGCGCTCAACATCCTCTCGAAGGAGAAGGGCGAGCACTTCCACGACTTCGACACGCCCGCCGACGCGGAGTAG
- a CDS encoding ArsR/SmtB family transcription factor — MSTGRWAEQGTGVDERDLLEALGNKYSAKILCAAQSPASAQELSDEMGIPIATCYRRIEELVEAGLLECEGRQLSEEGRRTNVYRRTLDELAVDFSETAPSFSCKERSEAKNRIQDQME, encoded by the coding sequence ATGTCTACTGGACGATGGGCTGAACAAGGCACCGGGGTCGACGAGCGGGACCTGCTCGAGGCACTGGGCAACAAGTACAGCGCGAAGATACTCTGTGCGGCGCAGTCGCCGGCGTCGGCACAGGAACTCAGCGACGAGATGGGCATCCCGATAGCGACCTGTTACCGGCGTATCGAGGAGCTCGTGGAGGCGGGGCTGCTCGAGTGCGAGGGGCGACAGCTCTCCGAGGAGGGTCGACGGACCAACGTCTACCGGCGGACGCTCGACGAACTCGCGGTCGACTTCTCCGAGACGGCCCCGTCGTTCTCCTGCAAGGAACGCTCGGAGGCGAAGAACCGCATCCAGGACCAGATGGAGTGA
- a CDS encoding chemotaxis protein CheW — protein sequence MSADLPDELLDVEVEADAEDLDPDATTERPDDAPREQEDEETERFVIFHIGEKPFAVSVDAVKSIVKVSERTRVPRTSPAIDGIMDLRGDITAVIEPRVHFRVDADPAPFERQRIIVFDRTADKQGVGIRVDGVDGVEVFPLRQIVPDDHAEAADASHPLVNAVIRRVEDDEVTERIGLLDIKGLIKASGQDATA from the coding sequence ATGTCTGCGGACCTGCCCGACGAACTCCTGGACGTCGAGGTCGAGGCCGACGCGGAAGACCTCGACCCCGACGCGACGACCGAGCGCCCGGACGACGCCCCCCGTGAGCAGGAGGACGAGGAGACGGAGCGGTTCGTCATCTTCCACATCGGCGAGAAACCCTTCGCCGTCAGCGTCGACGCCGTCAAGAGCATCGTCAAGGTGTCCGAACGGACCCGCGTTCCCCGGACATCGCCGGCCATCGACGGTATCATGGACCTCCGCGGCGATATCACGGCCGTCATCGAGCCGCGAGTCCACTTCCGGGTCGACGCCGACCCCGCGCCGTTCGAACGTCAGCGTATCATCGTCTTCGACCGCACCGCCGACAAGCAGGGCGTCGGCATCCGGGTCGACGGCGTCGACGGCGTCGAGGTGTTCCCGCTCCGACAGATCGTCCCGGACGACCACGCGGAGGCCGCCGACGCGTCCCACCCGCTCGTGAACGCGGTCATCCGCCGGGTCGAAGACGACGAAGTGACCGAACGTATCGGACTGCTGGACATCAAAGGTCTCATCAAGGCGTCGGGGCAGGACGCCACGGCGTAG
- a CDS encoding 7-carboxy-7-deazaguanine synthase QueE, whose amino-acid sequence MPVTSDVTRPDDGDGDLPINELFYSLQGEGRLAGVPSVFVRTSGCNLRCWFCDSYHTSWEPTHAWMDVDEIVAAVAGYDRADHVVVTGGEPLLHDAVVDLLHELDARGYHTTVETNGTIHRDAPIDLASISPKLANSTPTPERDPAGEGEWAERHERDRIDLDSLSRLVADHDHQLKFVVTDETDVREVEELLSRLRAVAHVPIRDGDVLLMPEGATRDRLAETRDRVAELAMAHGYRYTPRLHVDLWNDAPET is encoded by the coding sequence ATGCCGGTCACCAGCGACGTGACCCGGCCGGACGACGGCGACGGCGACCTCCCCATCAACGAGCTGTTCTACTCGCTCCAGGGGGAGGGTCGCCTCGCGGGCGTCCCGAGCGTGTTCGTCCGCACGAGCGGCTGCAACCTCCGGTGCTGGTTCTGTGACTCCTACCACACCTCGTGGGAACCCACCCACGCCTGGATGGACGTCGACGAGATCGTCGCGGCGGTCGCCGGGTACGACCGCGCGGACCACGTCGTCGTCACCGGTGGTGAACCCCTGCTCCACGACGCGGTCGTCGACTTGCTCCACGAACTCGACGCCCGGGGCTACCACACGACCGTCGAGACCAACGGCACCATCCACCGGGACGCACCCATCGACCTCGCGTCCATCTCCCCGAAGCTGGCGAACAGCACGCCCACCCCCGAGCGGGACCCCGCCGGCGAGGGCGAGTGGGCCGAACGCCACGAACGCGACCGGATCGACCTCGACAGCCTCTCCCGGCTCGTCGCCGACCACGACCACCAGCTGAAGTTCGTCGTCACCGACGAGACCGACGTCAGGGAGGTCGAGGAGCTGCTCTCCCGGCTCCGGGCCGTCGCTCACGTCCCGATCCGCGACGGCGACGTGCTGCTGATGCCCGAGGGCGCGACGCGCGACCGACTCGCGGAGACCCGCGACCGCGTCGCCGAGCTGGCGATGGCCCATGGCTACCGGTACACCCCACGCCTCCACGTGGACCTCTGGAACGACGCCCCCGAAACGTGA
- a CDS encoding 2-oxoacid:acceptor oxidoreductase subunit alpha, producing the protein MTDDELIWRIAGGSGDGIDSTSQNFAKALMRSGLDIFTHRHYPSRIRGGHTYVEIRAAGHEVQSRGDGYNFLLALGDSFARNPKEEAVYGDEEIKPLSENLDELREGGVIVYDSGLLEEDDVAELNLEERAEENDWHVFPIDLRGMAKEHGREVMRNTAGVGVTAALLEMELDHIENLMTDAMSGDVLEANLSILRDAYEMAQEEYEFEHDVRAPTGEHDEEQVLVSGSNAIAYGALDEGCRFIAGYPMTPWTDVFTIMSQNLPKMGGISEQVEDEIAAAALAVGASHAGAKAMSGSSGGGFALMSEPLGLAEMTETPLVLVESMRAGPSTGMPTKPEQADLEHVLYTSQGDSQRVVFAPGNIEEAYDQTRMAFHVAYEYQIPTILIYDQKLSGENKNVDESFFDREPNPSLGSTLTEEELKEAAHEATGKFMRFQSDPDETENGVSPRSLPGQKGGRYLASGNEHWPSGHIAEDPDNRVLQMDRRKRKIESIRAELDEEHDSQQTYFGDDSADLGIITWGSQQGTVEEAVERLNDDGHSVKGIGVSDMMPFPEQEMTEFLESVDEALVVEMNASAQFRGLLQKELGRFGPKLTSMLKYNGNPFEPGEIVEGFEIRLGGDSAEPTAQVRFEPAAGD; encoded by the coding sequence ATGACTGATGATGAACTTATCTGGCGGATCGCGGGCGGTTCCGGTGACGGGATCGACTCGACCAGCCAGAACTTCGCGAAGGCCCTGATGCGGTCGGGGCTCGACATCTTCACACACCGCCACTACCCATCACGAATCCGTGGTGGCCACACGTACGTGGAGATCCGAGCGGCAGGGCACGAGGTACAGTCCCGCGGTGACGGCTACAACTTCCTGCTCGCGCTGGGCGACTCGTTCGCCCGGAACCCGAAGGAGGAGGCCGTCTACGGCGACGAGGAGATCAAACCGCTCTCGGAGAACCTCGACGAGCTCCGCGAGGGCGGGGTCATCGTCTACGACTCCGGGTTGCTGGAGGAGGACGACGTGGCCGAACTGAACCTCGAGGAGCGTGCCGAGGAGAACGACTGGCACGTCTTCCCCATCGACCTCCGCGGGATGGCCAAGGAGCACGGCCGCGAGGTCATGCGGAACACGGCCGGCGTCGGCGTCACCGCCGCGCTGCTGGAGATGGAGCTCGACCACATCGAGAACCTGATGACGGACGCGATGTCCGGTGACGTCCTGGAGGCGAACCTCTCCATCCTGCGCGACGCCTACGAGATGGCTCAGGAGGAGTACGAGTTCGAGCACGACGTGCGCGCCCCCACCGGCGAGCACGACGAGGAGCAGGTGCTCGTCTCCGGCTCGAACGCCATCGCCTACGGCGCACTCGACGAGGGCTGCCGGTTCATCGCCGGCTACCCGATGACGCCGTGGACCGACGTGTTCACCATCATGTCCCAGAACCTGCCGAAGATGGGCGGTATCTCCGAGCAGGTCGAGGACGAGATCGCCGCGGCGGCACTCGCGGTCGGTGCGAGCCACGCCGGCGCGAAGGCCATGTCCGGCTCGTCCGGCGGCGGCTTCGCGCTGATGTCCGAGCCGCTCGGCCTCGCCGAAATGACCGAGACGCCGCTCGTGCTCGTCGAGTCCATGCGTGCCGGGCCGTCGACCGGGATGCCGACGAAGCCCGAGCAGGCCGACCTCGAGCACGTCCTCTACACCTCCCAGGGCGACTCCCAGCGCGTCGTCTTCGCGCCGGGGAACATCGAGGAGGCGTACGACCAGACGCGGATGGCATTCCACGTCGCCTACGAGTACCAGATCCCGACGATCCTCATCTACGACCAGAAGCTCTCCGGCGAGAACAAGAACGTCGACGAGAGCTTCTTCGACCGCGAGCCGAACCCGTCGCTCGGGTCGACGCTCACGGAGGAGGAACTGAAGGAGGCCGCCCACGAGGCGACGGGCAAGTTCATGCGCTTCCAGTCCGACCCCGACGAGACCGAGAACGGCGTCAGCCCGCGCTCCCTGCCGGGACAGAAGGGCGGCCGCTACCTCGCGTCGGGTAACGAGCACTGGCCGTCGGGCCACATCGCCGAGGACCCGGACAACCGCGTCCTCCAGATGGACCGCCGCAAGCGCAAGATAGAGTCCATCCGCGCGGAGCTCGACGAGGAGCACGACTCCCAGCAGACGTACTTCGGCGACGACTCCGCGGACCTCGGCATCATCACCTGGGGCTCCCAGCAGGGCACCGTCGAGGAGGCCGTCGAACGCCTCAACGACGACGGCCACTCCGTGAAGGGTATCGGCGTCTCCGACATGATGCCGTTCCCAGAGCAGGAGATGACGGAGTTCCTCGAGAGCGTCGACGAGGCGCTCGTCGTCGAGATGAACGCCTCGGCGCAGTTCCGTGGCCTGCTCCAGAAGGAGCTGGGCCGCTTCGGACCGAAGCTCACCTCGATGCTCAAGTACAACGGGAACCCGTTCGAGCCCGGCGAGATCGTCGAGGGCTTCGAGATCCGCCTCGGTGGCGACTCGGCCGAACCGACAGCACAGGTGCGTTTCGAACCAGCAGCAGGTGATTAG
- a CDS encoding prenyltransferase, with protein sequence MSRPSQLVLILVVYALGVALGTTRGGTFDPARTVVGALALVPLAASVHYVNEYADVETDAITERMRFSGGSGALVETGLPAETALRAALTALAVGTATTWYAASVGSVTGPGLALLAVVVVAGWAYSVGPRLVARGLGEVTNALLGGLVLPLYGVAVARGPLDAVAVLAVLPFAVYVFANLLATQWPDRRADERTGKRTLPTRWSPSRLRRAHWLTTGATFALFGLLPVLGVLPRLVGWSCLLLAPVGLVASSRFTRVTSPFPSVATMVGLAVVQLLAWALLVVARGGQRFYPPGVLGV encoded by the coding sequence ATGTCACGTCCATCACAGCTCGTGCTCATCCTGGTCGTCTACGCGCTCGGTGTAGCGCTGGGGACCACCCGCGGCGGTACGTTCGACCCCGCTCGGACCGTCGTCGGCGCGCTCGCGCTCGTCCCACTCGCGGCCAGCGTCCACTACGTGAACGAGTACGCCGACGTGGAGACTGACGCCATCACCGAGCGGATGCGTTTCTCGGGTGGGAGCGGCGCGCTCGTCGAGACGGGACTCCCCGCCGAGACCGCGTTGCGGGCCGCGCTGACGGCGCTCGCGGTCGGGACCGCGACGACCTGGTACGCCGCCTCCGTCGGCTCGGTGACCGGCCCCGGACTCGCGCTGCTCGCGGTCGTCGTGGTCGCCGGCTGGGCCTACTCCGTCGGGCCACGACTCGTCGCCCGCGGACTCGGCGAAGTCACGAACGCGCTGCTCGGCGGGCTCGTACTCCCGCTGTACGGCGTCGCGGTCGCTCGTGGCCCACTCGATGCGGTCGCCGTGCTCGCCGTCCTCCCGTTCGCGGTCTACGTCTTCGCGAACCTCCTCGCGACGCAGTGGCCGGACCGGCGGGCCGACGAACGGACCGGGAAGCGGACGTTACCGACCCGCTGGTCGCCGTCGCGGCTCCGGCGCGCCCACTGGCTGACCACCGGTGCGACGTTCGCGCTGTTCGGGCTGCTCCCGGTCCTCGGTGTCCTCCCGCGACTCGTCGGCTGGAGCTGCCTCCTGCTTGCACCGGTCGGGCTGGTCGCGAGCAGTCGTTTCACCCGAGTCACGTCGCCGTTTCCGAGCGTGGCGACGATGGTCGGACTGGCGGTCGTCCAGCTCCTCGCGTGGGCGCTGCTCGTCGTCGCTCGCGGGGGTCAACGTTTTTACCCACCGGGGGTATTAGGCGTATAA
- a CDS encoding DMT family transporter, whose translation MSVTVREYVGSRPVVGLAVAVAAVSTSAPLVELSAAPSSVKAFYRVLFMTCLVAPVALRRSPGDFRRITSRDLGLAVVAGVALAAHFALWFASIDLTTIAASATLVQTQPLFVALGAWLLLRDRVTRRTVVGILVAVGGAALIGLDAGESATATDPLLGNVLAVVAAAMAASYVVAGRSLRQRIRLFPYVTVVYGACTVVLLGTVLAEGHALLDYPPREYVLFLAMAVGPGIFGHTVINWLLERVESAVVSVSLLGEPLGAALLALALFGEVPGVLTVVGGAVALVGIGITVWTREQDEEGGGGPTD comes from the coding sequence GTGTCGGTCACAGTCCGCGAGTACGTCGGCTCCCGGCCGGTCGTCGGGCTCGCCGTCGCGGTCGCCGCCGTCAGCACGAGCGCGCCGCTCGTCGAGCTGTCGGCGGCCCCGAGCTCGGTGAAGGCGTTCTACCGGGTGCTGTTCATGACCTGCCTGGTCGCGCCGGTGGCACTCCGGCGGTCACCGGGCGACTTCCGGCGTATCACGTCGCGGGACCTCGGCCTCGCTGTCGTCGCGGGCGTCGCCCTCGCCGCCCACTTCGCGCTCTGGTTCGCGAGCATCGACCTGACGACCATCGCGGCGAGCGCGACGCTCGTCCAGACCCAGCCGCTGTTCGTCGCCCTCGGCGCGTGGCTCCTGCTGCGCGACCGCGTCACGCGGCGGACGGTCGTCGGCATCCTCGTCGCGGTCGGCGGCGCGGCGCTCATCGGACTCGACGCGGGCGAGAGCGCGACCGCGACCGACCCCCTGCTCGGGAACGTGCTCGCGGTCGTCGCCGCCGCGATGGCCGCAAGCTACGTGGTGGCCGGGCGGTCGCTCCGCCAGCGCATCCGGCTGTTCCCGTACGTCACCGTCGTCTACGGGGCCTGTACAGTCGTCCTGCTCGGAACGGTCCTCGCCGAGGGCCACGCCCTCCTGGACTACCCGCCGCGGGAGTACGTCCTGTTTCTGGCGATGGCGGTCGGCCCGGGCATCTTCGGTCACACCGTCATCAACTGGCTGCTCGAACGGGTCGAGTCGGCCGTCGTTAGCGTCTCCCTGCTCGGTGAACCCCTCGGTGCAGCCCTGCTCGCGCTGGCGCTGTTCGGCGAGGTACCAGGTGTCCTCACGGTCGTCGGCGGGGCCGTCGCGCTCGTCGGTATCGGCATCACGGTCTGGACGCGGGAGCAGGACGAGGAAGGGGGCGGCGGTCCGACTGACTGA